A genomic window from Sporosarcina sp. Marseille-Q4063 includes:
- a CDS encoding DUF5305 family protein: MKRIFSNLLNKKNKKLKFSLTGLLIIAATVSVSSFLQSTTTTSQINDNTAQFGTSYEYQATITPNILYPKGGTVDVENTIFKKITTAIPINLTSTIKSDNEVTAAGTYEIQLIVKAGELWERVFPLQEKQVFELKGTELILIDNNFDIALTEINSFITQVEEETGIRSDQYLLEVVPTINGTITYDGKEMPIPEQENLVFQSSYEEIVLISDKSFTSAIPFTSSEIITNTFNFFGTALPLVPVRIISMILSILLLLPIIYLNASLVATRKKTSTTQVDKINKKYGSRLIPVSQKINSDDKTMITLQSFKSIIKIADEKELPIFYYRTHQDGSAVYFIADGDYLYRYETVKLTIARSTEEILDGDEAYAKV, from the coding sequence GTGAAACGAATCTTTTCTAATCTATTAAATAAAAAAAACAAGAAACTGAAGTTTTCTCTAACAGGATTGTTAATTATCGCAGCAACTGTGTCAGTCTCCTCTTTTTTACAATCAACAACAACCACAAGTCAAATCAACGACAACACGGCACAATTTGGGACAAGCTATGAATACCAAGCGACGATTACGCCCAATATCCTTTATCCAAAGGGTGGAACAGTCGATGTGGAAAATACGATATTCAAGAAAATCACCACTGCAATTCCTATCAATCTCACATCAACAATAAAATCCGACAATGAAGTGACCGCGGCGGGCACATATGAAATTCAATTAATCGTAAAAGCGGGCGAACTATGGGAAAGGGTCTTCCCCCTTCAAGAAAAACAGGTCTTTGAATTAAAAGGTACAGAACTAATACTAATAGACAATAATTTTGATATTGCCCTTACCGAGATCAATTCATTTATAACTCAGGTAGAAGAAGAAACGGGTATCAGGTCCGATCAATATCTGCTTGAAGTGGTTCCAACTATTAATGGAACGATCACTTATGATGGAAAAGAAATGCCGATACCAGAACAAGAGAATTTAGTTTTCCAATCGTCTTATGAAGAAATTGTTCTGATTAGCGATAAATCGTTTACATCTGCAATTCCATTTACATCGTCTGAAATCATCACGAATACCTTCAACTTTTTCGGAACTGCCCTGCCCTTGGTTCCAGTTCGAATCATCAGCATGATATTGTCGATTCTGCTTCTATTGCCAATTATTTATCTTAATGCAAGTTTAGTAGCAACACGCAAAAAAACATCTACAACCCAAGTCGATAAAATCAATAAAAAATACGGCAGCCGACTCATCCCTGTTTCACAAAAAATCAATTCTGACGATAAGACAATGATTACACTCCAATCGTTTAAATCAATCATCAAGATTGCTGATGAAAAAGAACTGCCGATCTTTTACTACCGAACCCATCAAGACGGAAGCGCCGTGTATTTCATTGCAGATGGAGATTACTTGTATAGATATGAAACGGTTAAATTAACGATTGCTCGAAGTACTGAAGAAATTCTAGATGGTGATGAAGCTTATGCGAAAGTTTAA
- a CDS encoding sensor histidine kinase produces MRKFNQLYHFISSSPSSKGRLVLLFRYSSLVLTSFFFLLGPQSPFIFKVLIVAALVVAAGILTDLQRKYVGNDKVLRLIVLTETIGLTLLLIPTGGISSPFIWYALTPVIVAASFLTPRFCWAALIFYLGSATLIAYMLFPIDSMVAILQDKSYFYLVCLLITLLASLFSGLTKELSSKATVLKDQHEELLIVNKELIEMNGKYEETLDHIMSLYHLMDNFSSKSNPQKLADEITTSLLKFTQSDVTFVWLTDINHATSYLSTSSENINLESNLRHEWATIRGKREPFIRILDDKFYLMRVIRTSKKIGVLGVQITSSSLDNLSYLLKNTFEFLTELSEIMLERIYLDKIIEQTVIIEEQNRIANEIHDSVSQRLFGIVYSLHGLQAKSRNLSREQLNEEYQFLSQSANLTIKELRSAIFRLSSIKKGEKPFFARLRTYLDDFAKLNDIHIDYELAGNEINMPADLKQGIYRIISEACGNAVRHGECHVIHVELNLLAEKTVLVIQDDGIGINKHENKVEKVKGIGLYNMQNIVRSFDGQFSITERHQGGTEVIVDVPYTTKIMQEVIG; encoded by the coding sequence ATGCGAAAGTTTAATCAGCTTTACCACTTCATTAGTAGCAGCCCGTCTAGCAAGGGACGTTTAGTGCTCTTGTTTCGATATAGTTCGCTCGTCTTAACATCGTTCTTCTTTTTGCTTGGACCACAGTCTCCATTCATTTTTAAAGTTCTAATCGTTGCTGCACTTGTTGTAGCTGCGGGGATATTGACTGATTTACAAAGGAAGTATGTAGGCAATGATAAAGTTCTAAGACTCATTGTGTTGACTGAAACAATCGGATTGACGTTGTTGTTGATTCCAACTGGAGGGATTTCCAGTCCTTTTATCTGGTATGCGTTAACGCCCGTGATTGTCGCGGCGAGTTTTCTTACGCCAAGGTTTTGTTGGGCTGCATTAATTTTTTATCTTGGAAGCGCTACTTTAATCGCTTATATGTTATTTCCAATTGATAGCATGGTTGCAATCTTGCAAGACAAGTCGTATTTCTACCTTGTTTGTTTATTAATCACATTACTTGCGAGTTTGTTTTCTGGTTTGACGAAAGAATTAAGCTCGAAAGCTACTGTCTTAAAAGACCAACATGAAGAGCTGTTGATTGTGAATAAAGAGCTCATAGAAATGAACGGAAAATATGAGGAAACACTTGATCATATCATGTCTCTTTATCATTTAATGGACAACTTTTCTTCCAAAAGCAATCCGCAAAAACTGGCTGATGAAATTACGACGTCTTTGCTGAAATTTACGCAAAGCGATGTTACTTTTGTTTGGTTAACTGATATAAATCATGCCACTAGCTATCTTTCTACTTCTAGCGAAAATATCAACCTTGAAAGCAATCTAAGGCATGAATGGGCTACTATCAGGGGAAAACGAGAACCTTTTATTCGCATCTTGGATGATAAATTCTATTTGATGAGGGTGATCAGGACTTCAAAGAAAATTGGCGTTCTGGGCGTTCAAATTACAAGTTCGAGTCTAGATAATCTCTCATACTTGCTTAAAAACACATTTGAATTTTTAACCGAACTCAGTGAAATCATGCTTGAAAGAATTTATTTGGATAAAATCATCGAGCAGACCGTGATCATCGAAGAACAAAATCGCATCGCAAATGAAATTCACGATAGCGTGTCACAAAGATTGTTCGGCATTGTTTATTCCCTTCATGGATTGCAGGCGAAAAGTCGGAATCTATCAAGAGAACAATTAAATGAAGAATACCAATTCCTTTCACAGTCTGCTAATTTAACCATCAAAGAACTTAGGTCGGCGATATTTCGGTTAAGTTCCATTAAGAAAGGTGAAAAACCTTTTTTTGCCCGCTTAAGAACATATTTGGATGATTTTGCGAAGCTCAATGATATTCATATTGATTATGAGCTTGCGGGAAATGAGATAAATATGCCTGCAGATTTAAAACAAGGGATTTATCGAATTATTAGCGAGGCTTGCGGAAATGCGGTTCGACACGGAGAATGTCATGTGATTCATGTGGAATTGAATCTTCTGGCGGAAAAAACCGTGTTAGTAATCCAGGACGACGGAATCGGGATTAATAAGCATGAAAATAAAGTCGAAAAAGTAAAAGGTATCGGCTTATACAATATGCAAAACATTGTTCGTTCGTTTGACGGTCAATTCTCAATCACTGAAAGGCACCAAGGGGGTACGGAAGTAATTGTAGATGTTCCATATACAACCAAAATCATGCAGGAGGTAATCGGCTAA
- a CDS encoding response regulator transcription factor: MKVVIVDDHPLVRKGLNTILTLEGMDVVGEARNHKEAIELFKTKKANLALVDLRLGNESGLDLIAEALQLKLGCKFIVLTSSTDEADFKRAKEIGVDGYVLKEALPEELIHALRVIARGRKYYDPGVMDLLIDSRNPIKVDGQFEQLTPKEKEVLLELGMGHSNKEISQKLYITEYTVKKHVSQVLAKLNLADRTHAALYANVKGLVTYVVN, encoded by the coding sequence ATGAAAGTTGTCATCGTGGACGATCATCCGTTGGTTCGAAAAGGTCTCAATACAATCCTTACTTTGGAAGGCATGGACGTAGTCGGAGAAGCTCGAAATCATAAAGAGGCAATTGAACTTTTTAAAACTAAGAAAGCTAATTTGGCTTTGGTTGACCTTCGATTGGGTAATGAGTCTGGGTTGGATTTAATCGCCGAAGCGCTTCAACTAAAATTGGGTTGCAAATTCATTGTCCTGACTTCTTCTACTGATGAGGCGGATTTTAAACGCGCGAAGGAAATAGGGGTCGATGGCTATGTGTTAAAAGAGGCGTTGCCTGAGGAACTTATTCATGCGCTTAGAGTGATTGCTAGAGGGCGAAAGTATTATGATCCTGGCGTGATGGATTTATTAATCGACTCGAGGAATCCTATCAAGGTTGATGGTCAATTTGAACAGTTAACGCCAAAGGAAAAAGAAGTCTTGCTCGAATTGGGAATGGGCCATTCCAATAAAGAAATCTCGCAGAAATTATATATTACGGAATACACCGTTAAAAAACACGTCAGTCAAGTGCTGGCAAAGCTTAATCTTGCGGACCGGACGCATGCCGCTTTGTATGCGAATGTGAAAGGATTAGTCACCTACGTGGTCAACTAA
- a CDS encoding SpoVR family protein, which translates to MELKSLHYAIDEITEIAADFGLDFYPMRYEICPAHIIYTFGAYGMPTRFTHWSFGKQFHKMKLHYDLGLSQIYELVINSNPCYAFLLDTNSLIQNKLIIAHVLAHCDFFKNNARFSNTRSDMVESMTATAERIATYEVIHGKDEVERFLDAVLAIQEHVDPSIIKRDRAAENLTEEANKKKVNRRGPYDDLWGLDEQEDETIEPSHGRKKTPSKPEKDILLFIEQHSRELEDWQRDILTMMREEMLYFWPQLETKIMNEGWASFWHQRILREMELTSDESIEFAKLNADVVQPSKTSINPYYLGLKIFEDIEKRYNEPSAEMIRYGAKPNSGREKMFEVREVESDISFVRNYLTKELVQQEDLYLFEKKGKEYQITSKEYEGVRDQLINMRVNGGFPYIVVKDGDHLRNGELYLEHRYEKTELDINYLENVLPYIYQLWGRIVHIETTVNRRKVIFSYGGKKVHRAYI; encoded by the coding sequence ATGGAGTTAAAATCGCTGCATTACGCAATCGATGAAATTACAGAGATTGCCGCCGATTTCGGTCTTGATTTTTATCCGATGCGCTATGAAATTTGCCCTGCTCATATCATTTATACATTTGGCGCATACGGCATGCCGACACGATTTACGCACTGGAGTTTCGGGAAACAGTTTCATAAAATGAAATTGCATTATGATCTCGGATTAAGCCAAATCTACGAACTCGTTATTAATTCGAATCCGTGTTATGCGTTTTTATTGGACACGAATAGCTTGATTCAAAATAAGTTGATCATTGCCCATGTTCTTGCGCACTGCGATTTTTTCAAAAATAACGCGCGCTTTTCGAATACACGGTCAGACATGGTAGAAAGCATGACAGCCACAGCCGAGCGCATTGCCACCTATGAAGTGATTCACGGAAAAGACGAGGTAGAGCGGTTTCTAGATGCGGTGTTAGCCATTCAAGAGCATGTTGATCCATCGATTATTAAGCGGGACAGAGCGGCCGAAAATCTGACAGAAGAAGCAAATAAGAAAAAAGTCAATCGAAGAGGTCCGTACGATGATTTATGGGGATTAGATGAACAGGAAGACGAGACGATTGAACCGAGTCACGGCAGGAAAAAAACGCCTTCAAAACCTGAGAAAGATATTTTGTTATTCATCGAGCAACATAGTCGGGAATTGGAAGATTGGCAACGCGATATTTTAACGATGATGCGAGAAGAAATGCTTTATTTTTGGCCGCAGCTTGAAACGAAGATTATGAATGAAGGATGGGCTTCGTTTTGGCACCAACGAATCTTGCGAGAAATGGAACTGACGTCAGACGAATCCATCGAGTTTGCGAAGTTGAATGCGGATGTCGTTCAACCCTCAAAAACCAGCATCAACCCGTACTATTTGGGATTGAAGATATTTGAAGACATCGAAAAACGATACAACGAACCATCTGCCGAAATGATAAGATACGGCGCTAAGCCAAATAGCGGCCGAGAAAAAATGTTTGAAGTGAGAGAAGTGGAGTCCGATATTTCCTTTGTCCGCAATTATTTAACAAAGGAACTTGTCCAACAAGAAGATCTTTATTTGTTTGAAAAAAAGGGGAAAGAATATCAAATTACCAGCAAGGAATATGAAGGCGTGAGAGATCAGCTGATCAATATGCGGGTGAATGGGGGGTTCCCATACATCGTCGTGAAAGACGGGGACCATTTGCGAAACGGCGAACTCTATTTGGAACATCGCTATGAGAAAACAGAACTCGACATCAATTATTTAGAAAATGTCCTGCCGTATATTTACCAATTATGGGGACGCATAGTTCACATCGAAACGACCGTTAATAGAAGGAAGGTAATCTTCTCGTATGGCGGAAAAAAAGTCCACCGCGCTTATATTTGA
- the yhbH gene encoding sporulation protein YhbH: MNKKKNDLFIVSQENWSLHRKGYQDQDRHMEKVKEAIKNNLPDLISEESIILSNGQEIIKIPIRSLDEYKIRYDNDKSKHVGQGDGDSQIGDVVASDGGKSASGGSGQGKQAGDQPGQDYYETEISMAEVEEVLFKELELPDLEEKEQTEIVSEDIEFNDIRKKGLIGNIDKKRTILTAIKRNAIKGKAEITPIHSDDLRFKTWNVVENPESQAVVLAMMDTSGSMGTFQKYIARSFFFWMTRFLRTKYETVEIEFIAHHTEAKVVSEEDFFSKGESGGTRCSSAYLTALNLIEEKYNPARYNIYPFHFSDGENMSSDNNLCIDLVGKLMEVSNMFGYGEVNAYSRYSTLMNTYKKIENPKFRHYVLKENSDVYHALKSFFQNKSEGFD, translated from the coding sequence ATGAACAAGAAAAAAAATGATCTTTTTATTGTCTCACAGGAAAATTGGTCTCTTCATCGGAAAGGTTACCAAGATCAGGACCGCCATATGGAAAAAGTCAAAGAAGCGATTAAGAATAATTTGCCGGATTTGATCAGCGAGGAAAGCATCATCTTATCGAATGGGCAAGAAATCATCAAAATTCCAATTCGCTCATTAGATGAGTATAAAATTCGTTACGATAATGATAAGTCAAAGCATGTGGGGCAAGGGGACGGCGATAGTCAAATAGGTGACGTTGTTGCTAGTGACGGCGGAAAGTCGGCCAGTGGAGGTTCAGGGCAAGGGAAACAAGCGGGCGACCAACCCGGTCAGGATTATTATGAAACTGAAATTTCTATGGCAGAAGTCGAAGAAGTGCTTTTCAAAGAGCTAGAACTTCCTGACTTGGAGGAAAAAGAACAAACAGAAATCGTTTCCGAGGATATTGAATTTAATGATATTCGGAAAAAAGGACTTATCGGTAATATTGATAAAAAGCGAACGATTTTAACGGCCATCAAACGGAATGCAATTAAAGGGAAAGCTGAAATCACGCCAATCCATTCTGACGATTTACGCTTCAAAACATGGAATGTGGTAGAAAATCCAGAATCTCAAGCAGTTGTTCTTGCGATGATGGATACAAGTGGCTCGATGGGGACTTTTCAAAAATATATTGCCAGGAGTTTCTTCTTCTGGATGACTCGGTTTCTACGCACTAAATACGAAACCGTGGAAATTGAATTTATCGCCCATCATACTGAAGCGAAAGTCGTGTCTGAGGAAGACTTTTTTTCAAAAGGTGAAAGTGGGGGCACGAGATGTTCATCCGCTTATTTAACTGCTTTGAATCTGATTGAAGAAAAGTACAATCCAGCCCGTTATAATATTTATCCTTTTCATTTTTCAGACGGTGAAAATATGTCGTCCGACAATAATTTATGCATCGATCTCGTTGGAAAACTAATGGAAGTGTCGAATATGTTTGGTTACGGGGAAGTCAATGCTTATAGTCGCTATTCAACCTTGATGAACACCTATAAAAAAATTGAAAACCCAAAGTTTCGGCATTATGTCTTAAAGGAAAACAGCGACGTATATCATGCATTAAAAAGCTTTTTTCAAAATAAATCGGAAGGATTCGATTAA
- a CDS encoding PrkA family serine protein kinase: MGILNKVRNFREEEDRLQWEGTFEEYLNLLKERKEVAQTAHSRVYNMIKSAGVTENDGSKLYDFFGEEIFGLEESIQRLVEEYFHPAAKRLDVRKRILLLMGPVSGGKSTIVTMLKRGLEHYSKTDEGAVYAIKGCPMHEDPLHLIPIHLRDDFYEEYGIRIEGSLSPLNAMRLEQEYDGEIENVLVKRIFFAEDKRVGIGTYTPSDPKSQDIADLTGSIDFSTIAEFGSESDPRAYRFDGELNKANRGIMEFQEMLKLDEKFLWLLLSLTQEGNFKAGRFALISADELIVAHTNETEYRSFISNKKNEALHSRIIVMPIPYNLKVHQEERIYEKMINDSEMDHIHIAPHALRVAAIFSILTRLKDSKKQGVDLLKKMRLYDGENVEGFNRVNVEDLKKEFPDEGMDGIDPRYVINRISSAIIQKEVPAINALDVLRSLKDGLDQHASISNEDRDRYLNFIGIARREYDDIAKKEVQKAFVYSYEESAKTLVDNYLDNVEAYCNKNKMRDLLTGDEMNPDEKLMRSIEEQIGVSENAKKAFREEILIRISAYARKGTRFDYNSHARLREAVEKKLFSDLKDIVKITTSSQTPDESQLKKINEVVASLINEYGYNSISANELLRYVGSLLNR, encoded by the coding sequence ATGGGTATATTAAATAAGGTAAGGAATTTCAGAGAAGAAGAAGACAGACTTCAATGGGAGGGCACATTTGAAGAATATTTAAACCTGTTGAAGGAACGAAAAGAAGTCGCCCAAACTGCCCATTCACGTGTTTATAATATGATTAAAAGCGCTGGGGTGACTGAAAATGATGGCAGTAAATTATACGACTTTTTCGGTGAAGAAATCTTTGGCCTAGAAGAATCGATTCAACGACTGGTAGAGGAATACTTTCATCCTGCTGCCAAAAGACTTGATGTCCGTAAACGTATTCTATTATTAATGGGGCCAGTCAGTGGCGGGAAGTCGACAATTGTCACGATGCTTAAACGCGGACTTGAACACTATTCCAAAACAGATGAGGGCGCAGTTTATGCGATTAAAGGCTGTCCGATGCACGAGGATCCGCTTCATTTAATCCCGATTCATTTACGTGACGATTTTTACGAGGAGTATGGGATTCGAATTGAGGGAAGTTTGTCGCCACTAAACGCCATGCGGCTTGAACAAGAGTACGACGGAGAAATTGAAAATGTGCTGGTGAAAAGAATCTTTTTCGCGGAAGACAAACGCGTCGGTATTGGAACGTATACGCCTTCCGACCCTAAATCCCAAGATATCGCGGACTTGACGGGCAGCATCGACTTTTCGACAATTGCTGAATTCGGTTCAGAATCAGATCCGCGTGCTTACCGTTTTGACGGGGAATTAAACAAAGCCAACCGCGGCATCATGGAGTTCCAAGAAATGTTGAAGTTGGATGAAAAGTTTCTTTGGCTTTTATTATCATTAACGCAAGAAGGAAATTTCAAAGCTGGAAGATTCGCATTGATAAGCGCGGATGAGCTAATTGTCGCGCATACGAATGAAACCGAATACCGCTCATTCATTTCAAATAAGAAAAACGAAGCACTGCATTCAAGAATTATCGTCATGCCGATTCCGTATAACTTGAAAGTGCATCAAGAAGAGCGGATTTATGAAAAAATGATTAATGATAGCGAAATGGACCATATTCATATCGCGCCTCATGCTTTACGGGTTGCCGCTATTTTTTCGATATTGACGAGATTAAAAGATTCAAAAAAGCAAGGTGTCGACCTTCTTAAGAAAATGCGACTTTATGACGGGGAAAACGTAGAAGGCTTTAATCGGGTGAATGTGGAAGACTTGAAAAAAGAGTTTCCCGATGAAGGCATGGACGGCATTGATCCGCGGTATGTCATTAACCGGATTTCATCGGCGATTATTCAAAAGGAAGTCCCGGCGATCAATGCGCTTGATGTCCTGCGTTCTTTAAAAGACGGGCTTGACCAACATGCATCGATTTCCAATGAAGACCGTGATAGGTATTTGAATTTCATCGGAATTGCGAGACGCGAGTACGACGATATCGCGAAGAAAGAGGTTCAAAAGGCTTTCGTTTATTCGTACGAGGAATCTGCGAAAACATTGGTTGACAATTATCTGGATAATGTTGAAGCTTATTGCAATAAAAATAAAATGAGGGACTTGCTCACTGGGGATGAAATGAATCCAGACGAAAAGCTCATGCGTTCCATAGAAGAACAAATTGGCGTGTCGGAAAACGCGAAAAAAGCTTTCAGAGAAGAGATTCTCATTCGAATTTCTGCATATGCCCGAAAAGGAACTCGGTTTGATTATAATTCTCATGCGCGTTTACGAGAAGCGGTTGAGAAGAAGCTGTTTTCGGATTTGAAGGATATTGTAAAAATCACGACATCGTCTCAAACGCCAGATGAATCGCAACTGAAAAAGATCAATGAAGTCGTTGCGAGTTTGATCAATGAATATGGGTATAATTCAATTTCTGCAAATGAATTACTGCGTTACGTTGGAAGTTTATTAAACCGATAA
- a CDS encoding D-glycerate dehydrogenase, protein MKPKVFIAYPITKNVEDFIAEHCEIHKWQGNGRVPTDILLEEIAEVEGLYTSGSMTGPINEELLTHAPQLKVVSNVSVGYNNFDVAAMKQHNVIGTNTPNVLNETVADLAFGLLLAAARRIPELDRFVKEGNWQPTTDYVDLYGKDVHGTTLGIIGMGRIGEAIAKRAKFGFDMNILYHNRNRNHEAEEKYDAEYCDLDAILMKSDYVLLMTPLTKETFHLIGEREFKLMKETSIFINVSRGQTVDEQALIQALENKEIYGAGLDVFETEPVESDNPLLKFPNVVTVPHIGSATAQTEEAMAMRAAENLVAVLTGKEPIDPVVASRK, encoded by the coding sequence ATGAAACCAAAAGTTTTTATCGCATATCCCATTACAAAAAATGTTGAAGATTTCATTGCGGAGCATTGCGAGATTCATAAGTGGCAAGGGAATGGACGCGTCCCTACAGATATTTTATTGGAAGAAATTGCGGAAGTTGAAGGGCTCTATACGTCGGGAAGCATGACTGGGCCAATTAATGAAGAGCTATTAACACATGCGCCGCAATTAAAAGTCGTCAGTAATGTTTCGGTTGGCTACAATAATTTCGACGTGGCGGCGATGAAACAACACAATGTTATCGGAACAAACACCCCGAACGTTTTGAATGAAACTGTCGCGGACTTGGCATTCGGTCTTCTATTAGCTGCCGCAAGACGCATTCCAGAACTAGATCGTTTCGTCAAAGAAGGAAATTGGCAACCGACAACCGATTACGTTGATCTATACGGAAAAGACGTACACGGAACTACGCTAGGAATTATAGGAATGGGAAGAATCGGGGAAGCGATAGCCAAACGTGCGAAGTTCGGATTTGATATGAATATCCTTTATCATAATCGCAATCGAAACCATGAAGCTGAAGAGAAATACGACGCTGAGTATTGTGATTTGGACGCGATACTAATGAAATCAGACTACGTATTATTGATGACCCCATTAACGAAAGAAACTTTTCATTTAATTGGTGAAAGAGAATTTAAGTTAATGAAAGAAACGTCAATCTTTATCAACGTATCGCGAGGCCAAACGGTTGATGAACAAGCACTTATTCAGGCATTGGAAAATAAAGAGATTTACGGTGCCGGTTTAGATGTATTCGAGACAGAACCGGTAGAGTCCGACAATCCATTACTCAAGTTTCCAAATGTCGTTACAGTCCCGCATATCGGTTCGGCAACAGCACAAACAGAAGAAGCGATGGCGATGCGAGCGGCCGAAAACTTAGTCGCTGTTCTGACCGGAAAAGAGCCGATTGATCCGGTAGTAGCAAGTAGAAAATAA
- a CDS encoding TolB domain-containing protein → MFKPIHIIIIFCLIFPFPSIIHADTNSSGIKVAFVRDGYLWVKVGDMEEKLTAKKASYDYLPQWSHDGSMLLYQKTVPGNIDESEKTSNELWVYDLRTKKHQKIFYDGQNPKWSPTENIVAFSQSGVLNISDLKKFYNIALGVDDFGWQPNGKGFIASSSASMRPDGWTNPVLYTISIEEGYKDIMDLTAHVKKLFTIPTEVGNGNAKILALGAGSFTYSPDEKWLSFIIYPTASWSMDSDMLSVISVDGTEFEVIDEVILNFEPKWASRKNLLGYIAGGGRIVFGFKNKDLKVTELPAYYTESLTPENHAELGFTWVTDGSLIVSRVKESDWSDEPKERPKPSLYYVSLASQKQLKITTPPKDKGDFDPQFLSSIMKITWHRKNDFVELKGDLWLADPNGANAKVWIKDIEIYSLYSPNK, encoded by the coding sequence ATGTTTAAACCAATTCATATCATTATTATCTTCTGTTTGATTTTCCCTTTCCCTTCAATTATTCATGCGGATACAAACAGTTCTGGTATTAAAGTGGCGTTTGTTCGAGATGGCTATTTGTGGGTGAAAGTCGGTGACATGGAAGAAAAACTGACGGCTAAAAAAGCGTCTTACGACTATCTGCCCCAGTGGTCTCACGACGGGAGTATGCTTCTTTATCAAAAGACTGTACCTGGAAACATAGATGAATCTGAAAAAACATCAAATGAGTTATGGGTGTATGATTTAAGAACAAAAAAACATCAGAAAATCTTTTATGACGGCCAAAATCCGAAATGGTCTCCGACCGAAAACATCGTTGCATTTAGCCAAAGTGGGGTATTAAACATTTCAGATTTGAAGAAATTCTACAATATCGCTTTGGGTGTAGATGATTTCGGATGGCAACCTAACGGCAAAGGGTTCATTGCATCGTCTAGCGCTTCGATGCGACCCGATGGATGGACCAATCCTGTCTTATATACCATTTCAATTGAAGAGGGTTATAAAGACATCATGGACTTAACCGCGCATGTAAAAAAACTCTTCACAATTCCGACAGAAGTTGGAAATGGAAATGCAAAAATCTTGGCATTAGGTGCAGGATCATTTACTTATTCGCCAGATGAAAAATGGCTGTCATTCATTATCTATCCTACTGCATCCTGGTCGATGGATAGCGATATGCTTAGCGTCATTTCAGTTGACGGTACAGAATTTGAAGTGATTGATGAAGTTATTCTCAATTTCGAACCGAAATGGGCTTCCCGGAAAAACCTGCTTGGTTATATTGCCGGCGGCGGCCGGATTGTTTTCGGTTTTAAAAACAAGGATTTAAAAGTAACCGAACTACCCGCTTACTATACCGAGAGCCTTACACCAGAAAATCATGCAGAACTAGGGTTTACCTGGGTTACAGACGGTTCGCTAATTGTTTCGAGAGTGAAGGAAAGCGATTGGTCAGATGAGCCAAAAGAGCGGCCAAAACCATCCCTTTACTACGTGTCGCTGGCAAGTCAGAAGCAGCTAAAAATCACGACGCCTCCCAAAGATAAAGGAGATTTCGATCCACAATTTTTAAGTTCTATCATGAAAATTACTTGGCACAGAAAAAACGATTTCGTGGAATTGAAAGGAGATTTGTGGTTGGCAGATCCGAACGGTGCCAATGCGAAGGTGTGGATTAAGGATATTGAGATTTACAGCTTATATTCACCAAACAAATAG